In the Phaseolus vulgaris cultivar G19833 chromosome 7, P. vulgaris v2.0, whole genome shotgun sequence genome, one interval contains:
- the LOC137828812 gene encoding RNA polymerase sigma factor sigF, chloroplastic-like isoform X2: MYYAVLLVPMEFARTMFCSSPPFPPRTHPWNTHPTSSSTSAQNFPASVLLQEQRDEYRPLLHMSKEDKTSQAILNTRQMDMDTVHEENNTGNADQIVLDFRKHLHLWPRLQNLLNSSQTGEIAASSTLQHVSVDSERRTDGVQCNGVSLAKKALSTAKQTSSVVEGLKSIKADDDSIPFGLASTGLADPSVGRNKTVRSTRLLERRAKQRKVSKSIVKDDETYLTRKDDAQERIRKEKKINEEFDQNDTLRMFLRGPETKQLLTLEQESELISKIQDLLKLEELKTRLQSQFGREPTMAEWAEGAGLNCRMLHSQLRHGNRSREKLIQANLRMVVHVAKSYQGRGLSLQDLLQEGSMGLMKSVEKFNPLAGSRFGNYAFWWIRQAIRKAVFRHSRTIRLPEKVYIQLGKIMEAKKLYIQEGNLHPTKEELARRVGITVEKIDKLLYAARIPISMQQTVWADQDTTFQEITADPTVEATDLSVEKQLMRRHVLNVLTILRPKERKIIRLRYGFEDGEQRSLSEIGDIFGLSKERVRQLEIRALYKLKKCLVKQGLDAYVDLLL, encoded by the exons ATGTACTATGCTGTTCTTCTCGTTCCTATGGAATTCGCAAGGACTATGTTCTGTTCCTCTCCACCGTTCCCTCCAAGAACTCACCCTTGGAACACTCACCCCACGTCTTCTTCTACTTCCG CACAGAATTTCCCTGCCTCAGTTCTTTTACAAGAGCAGCGTGATGAATATAGGCCTCTTCTTCACATGTCTAAAGAAGACAAAACATCGCAG GCAATTTTAAATACAAGGCAGATGGATATGGACACGGTTCATGAAGAGAATAACACTGGAAATGCTGACCAGATAGTGCTTGACTTTAGGAAGCACCTGCATCTCTGGCCTCGTTTACAGAACTT ATTAAATTCCTCTCAAACAGGAGAAATTGCTGCTTCTTCAACTCTACAGCATGTTTCTGTTGACTCTGAGAGGCGTACAGATGGTGTGCAATGTAATGGAGTTTCTCTTGCTAAGAAAGCTTTGTCTACTGCAAAACAAACATCCTCAGTAGTTGAAGGcttgaaatcaattaaagctgATGATGATTCAATTCCTTTTGG TCTGGCTTCCACTGGTTTGGCGGACCCTTCAGTTGGAAGAAATAAAACTGTGAGGTCAACACGGCTTCTAGAGAGACGagcaaaacaaagaaaagtATCCAAGTCAATAGTTAAAGATGATGAAACCTACCTTACAAGAAAGGATGATGCTCAAGAAAGGATACGCAAAGAAAAGAAGATAAATGAAGAATTTGATCAAAATGATACCCTGCGCATGTTCTTGAGGGGTCCTGAAACAAAACAACTTTTGACACTTGAACAAGAATCTGAACTGATTTCTAAGATACAG GACTTACTAAAATTGGAAGAATTGAAGACCAGACTCCAATCTCAATTTGGTAGGGAACCAACTATGGCTGAATGGGCCGAGGGTGCGGGACTTAACTGTCGAATGCTCCATTCACAGCTTCGTCATGGAAACCGAAGCAGAGAAAAGCTGATTCAAGCAAATTTACGCATGGTAGTCCATGTTGCCAAAAGTTATCAGGGACGTGGTCTCAGCCTTCAGGACTTATTACAG GAGGGTAGTATGGGCCTTATGAAGAGTGTTGAAAAATTCAATCCCCTAGCTGGTTCCCGATTTGGTAATTATGCATTCTGGTGGATAAGGCAAGCAATAAGGAAGGCCGTGTTTCGACATTCCAGGACAATCCGTCTGCCG GAGAAGGTATATATCCAATTGGGCAAGATAATGGAAGCAAAGAAATTGTACATTCAGGAAGGAAATCTTCACCCAACTAAAGAAGAATTAGCAAGAAGGGTAGGCATTACAGTAGAAAAGATTGACAAGTTACTATATGCTGCAAGAATTCCAATTTCTATGCAGCAAACAGTGTGGGCTGACCAAGATACAACTTTCCAG GAGATTACTGCAGATCCCACAGTTGAGGCCACAGACTTGAGTGTTGAAAAACAGCTTATGAGGCGGCATGTTCTCAATGTCCTAACTATCTTGCGCCCCAAAGAAAGGAAAATAATCCGACTAAGGTACGGTTTTGAAGATGGTGAACAGAGATCTTTATCAGAAATTGGAGACATATTTGGTTTGTCTAAGGAAAGGGTTCGGCAATTGGAGATCCGAGCGTTATATAAGCTAAAGAAGTGCCTTGTCAAACAAGGACTTGATGCTTATGTAGACTTGCTTTTATAG
- the LOC137828812 gene encoding RNA polymerase sigma factor sigF, chloroplastic-like isoform X1 — protein MYYAVLLVPMEFARTMFCSSPPFPPRTHPWNTHPTSSSTSVLMLREQASSTVASWSSNFSAQNFPASVLLQEQRDEYRPLLHMSKEDKTSQAILNTRQMDMDTVHEENNTGNADQIVLDFRKHLHLWPRLQNLLNSSQTGEIAASSTLQHVSVDSERRTDGVQCNGVSLAKKALSTAKQTSSVVEGLKSIKADDDSIPFGLASTGLADPSVGRNKTVRSTRLLERRAKQRKVSKSIVKDDETYLTRKDDAQERIRKEKKINEEFDQNDTLRMFLRGPETKQLLTLEQESELISKIQDLLKLEELKTRLQSQFGREPTMAEWAEGAGLNCRMLHSQLRHGNRSREKLIQANLRMVVHVAKSYQGRGLSLQDLLQEGSMGLMKSVEKFNPLAGSRFGNYAFWWIRQAIRKAVFRHSRTIRLPEKVYIQLGKIMEAKKLYIQEGNLHPTKEELARRVGITVEKIDKLLYAARIPISMQQTVWADQDTTFQEITADPTVEATDLSVEKQLMRRHVLNVLTILRPKERKIIRLRYGFEDGEQRSLSEIGDIFGLSKERVRQLEIRALYKLKKCLVKQGLDAYVDLLL, from the exons ATGTACTATGCTGTTCTTCTCGTTCCTATGGAATTCGCAAGGACTATGTTCTGTTCCTCTCCACCGTTCCCTCCAAGAACTCACCCTTGGAACACTCACCCCACGTCTTCTTCTACTTCCG TTTTGATGCTTCGCGAACAAGCTTCCTCTACAGTTGCCTCTTGGTCTTCTAATTTTTCAGCACAGAATTTCCCTGCCTCAGTTCTTTTACAAGAGCAGCGTGATGAATATAGGCCTCTTCTTCACATGTCTAAAGAAGACAAAACATCGCAG GCAATTTTAAATACAAGGCAGATGGATATGGACACGGTTCATGAAGAGAATAACACTGGAAATGCTGACCAGATAGTGCTTGACTTTAGGAAGCACCTGCATCTCTGGCCTCGTTTACAGAACTT ATTAAATTCCTCTCAAACAGGAGAAATTGCTGCTTCTTCAACTCTACAGCATGTTTCTGTTGACTCTGAGAGGCGTACAGATGGTGTGCAATGTAATGGAGTTTCTCTTGCTAAGAAAGCTTTGTCTACTGCAAAACAAACATCCTCAGTAGTTGAAGGcttgaaatcaattaaagctgATGATGATTCAATTCCTTTTGG TCTGGCTTCCACTGGTTTGGCGGACCCTTCAGTTGGAAGAAATAAAACTGTGAGGTCAACACGGCTTCTAGAGAGACGagcaaaacaaagaaaagtATCCAAGTCAATAGTTAAAGATGATGAAACCTACCTTACAAGAAAGGATGATGCTCAAGAAAGGATACGCAAAGAAAAGAAGATAAATGAAGAATTTGATCAAAATGATACCCTGCGCATGTTCTTGAGGGGTCCTGAAACAAAACAACTTTTGACACTTGAACAAGAATCTGAACTGATTTCTAAGATACAG GACTTACTAAAATTGGAAGAATTGAAGACCAGACTCCAATCTCAATTTGGTAGGGAACCAACTATGGCTGAATGGGCCGAGGGTGCGGGACTTAACTGTCGAATGCTCCATTCACAGCTTCGTCATGGAAACCGAAGCAGAGAAAAGCTGATTCAAGCAAATTTACGCATGGTAGTCCATGTTGCCAAAAGTTATCAGGGACGTGGTCTCAGCCTTCAGGACTTATTACAG GAGGGTAGTATGGGCCTTATGAAGAGTGTTGAAAAATTCAATCCCCTAGCTGGTTCCCGATTTGGTAATTATGCATTCTGGTGGATAAGGCAAGCAATAAGGAAGGCCGTGTTTCGACATTCCAGGACAATCCGTCTGCCG GAGAAGGTATATATCCAATTGGGCAAGATAATGGAAGCAAAGAAATTGTACATTCAGGAAGGAAATCTTCACCCAACTAAAGAAGAATTAGCAAGAAGGGTAGGCATTACAGTAGAAAAGATTGACAAGTTACTATATGCTGCAAGAATTCCAATTTCTATGCAGCAAACAGTGTGGGCTGACCAAGATACAACTTTCCAG GAGATTACTGCAGATCCCACAGTTGAGGCCACAGACTTGAGTGTTGAAAAACAGCTTATGAGGCGGCATGTTCTCAATGTCCTAACTATCTTGCGCCCCAAAGAAAGGAAAATAATCCGACTAAGGTACGGTTTTGAAGATGGTGAACAGAGATCTTTATCAGAAATTGGAGACATATTTGGTTTGTCTAAGGAAAGGGTTCGGCAATTGGAGATCCGAGCGTTATATAAGCTAAAGAAGTGCCTTGTCAAACAAGGACTTGATGCTTATGTAGACTTGCTTTTATAG
- the LOC137829296 gene encoding uncharacterized protein yields MVYFKITGGEIVPEIEMSLSDTVFDLKRKILKELDVEIYRQSLWHHNRIMRDHEYMEDYEFRESETLYLTVTPLPPHHKLHVLIKSVGSDGYVRVKETDKVSDLRSKVERYWAVSSHLITLRRLNVVMENNLPLYAYYVNEDSEIKLSVTFEPR; encoded by the coding sequence ATGGTGTATTTCAAAATAACTGGTGGAGAAATAGTGCCCGAGATAGAAATGAGTTTATCAGACACAGTTTTTGATCTGAAACGGAAGATTCTGAAAGAGTTGGACGTAGAAATTTACAGACAAAGCTTGTGGCACCACAACAGAATAATGAGAGACCATGAATACATGGAGGACTATGAGTTTCGTGAGAGTGAAACACTGTATCTCACTGTTACTCCACTGCCACCTCATCACAAACTCCACGTCTTGATTAAATCTGTGGGCAGTGATGGTTATGTGAGGGTCAAAGAGACTGATAAGGTGAGTGATCTTCGCAGCAAAGTTGAAAGGTATTGGGCTGTTTCTTCACATCTTATAACCCTTAGACGTCTCAATGTTGTTATGGAGAACAACCTTCCTCTATATGCTTACTATGTCAATGAGGATTCTGAGATTAAACTCTCTGTTACATTTGAACCTCGTTGA